The stretch of DNA ACGCGGATCCTCTCCCTAATCCTCTCAGACTCCTCTTGGCCTACTACGCTTGAGATAACTTCCTCGATCTCACTCCAGTGACTCTGGGCGCAAGAAGCGATATCGCACAGGCTGAAGTCCCCGCTCCTGAGCTTGTCCGCCATGCAGGTGTAGTAGCTCAAAGTCCTCAGCCGTACGGAGTAATTTACCGAAGCTAATTAAAGTTGTTCCGCTGGTAGCTCAGCAGTCCTGAGGGTCTTCGCGACGCCTCCTTCCCACTTTCCAAGCTCGATAAGCCTGCTGGACAACCTTACGAAGGTGCAGCAGTCGTTCACGCCGTTCTCAACCCAGGAGCCCGAGTTCGCGAAGATGCGGCTGTTCTCGACTAGAAGCTCCGGGACGTGAGTGTGGCCGAGAATGACCCCGTCAACCCTCCCGATCTCGGGGACACTCTCGAGCATGTCTAGGAGCGCGTGTAGCGGCTTGCTGACCGCGATGTTGCTGAGGCTTTTTCCCCGGAGCCTGCTCCTGAAAACCCTGGCTGCGAGGCCTTGGATGAGGCCGTACCACACTTTATCCTGTAGCTTGCGCCACGAGAGGATTATCATCGGGGAGAGGAGGAAGAAAGCCGCCAAGCCGAGGAGTAGCTCGCCGCTGAGGCTCGAGACCCCGAAGGTTGCGAGTATAAGTAGGAGGATGAGCGTGGACAGGCCGGCGAAAACCCACTCGAGCGGGCCTGGAAGGTAGAACAGGGACTCGGAGAGTACGTATATGTAGCTTTGCAGCTTCCAGAGGCTCTTAACCCTTAAGAACAGGGTGTCCAGCTGGTGCCCGTGCAGGAGGAGGAACCTCCTGCCGCCGACCTTCAGGATAAAGAAGTCGGGCACCACGTAGAGGTCTCCTCTCCCCCTCCTGCTTTCGAGGCGGAGGTTCGCGATGATCCTGTCGTGGTTTCCCGCGACGTAAACTATCGTCTTGTCGGCTTTAGCGAGCTCCTTGACCGGGTCGTAGGCGCTCCTAACTATGTCTCCCACGCTGGCGTTCCAGAACTCGAAGATGTCTCCCAGTAGCACTACTAGGCTAACCTTCTCGTCGCGGCAGTACTTAGCCAGGAACTCCGCGAAGTCCTCGTACCTCGACAGGCTTCGACCGCGAAACCTCAGCCCGAGGTGCGTGTCGGAAACCACTACTGCCTCCTCGCCGTCTTGCAGCTCGACTTCAAGGATGCTTCCGACAGCGCTGTCAACTCTGCTGACCTTCATGCGCCACCGGCTTCACGGCTAAACGGTGAAATAAAATTGATGTTTTCGTTTTTCCCGAGGCGGAAAGTCCTTTTCTCGTGGGTTACCGCAGTTTTCCTAATTACCCCCCAGGGCTCATTGCTATTGAGCAAGCATGAAGCAGAAGCTGGTAGCCCTTGGGCTGATAGCGCTGCTCGTGTCGCTGATGGCAGTATCCCAGGTGCAGGCCTCAGAGGACTCTTCGGTTGAGGCACTGATAGCCAACGCTAAGAGGCTGCGGGGGATTGCTTATGAAAAGTTCTCCTACCTCGCCTCCGCCGTAAACACAACGCTGTACGCGCCGAACATCTCAGAGATCGAGTCACTCCTCTTGGAAGCAGACAGCTACCTGAACACGAGCGTTCAGCTCTACACCTCCGGGAACATCACCGGGGCCAAGCTCTACGCCATCTACTCGCTTAACACATACGACACCGCTATAGAACTCATCGAGAAGCTTGCCGAGAAGGCAGGCCTGGAGCTCGAGATCGAGGTCGAGGCCCCGCAGAACCGGACGGAGGTGAACTTGTCCCTCCACTACAACATGAGCGTGG from Infirmifilum sp. NZ encodes:
- a CDS encoding UDP-2,3-diacylglucosamine diphosphatase: MKVSRVDSAVGSILEVELQDGEEAVVVSDTHLGLRFRGRSLSRYEDFAEFLAKYCRDEKVSLVVLLGDIFEFWNASVGDIVRSAYDPVKELAKADKTIVYVAGNHDRIIANLRLESRRGRGDLYVVPDFFILKVGGRRFLLLHGHQLDTLFLRVKSLWKLQSYIYVLSESLFYLPGPLEWVFAGLSTLILLLILATFGVSSLSGELLLGLAAFFLLSPMIILSWRKLQDKVWYGLIQGLAARVFRSRLRGKSLSNIAVSKPLHALLDMLESVPEIGRVDGVILGHTHVPELLVENSRIFANSGSWVENGVNDCCTFVRLSSRLIELGKWEGGVAKTLRTAELPAEQL